Proteins encoded within one genomic window of Ovis aries strain OAR_USU_Benz2616 breed Rambouillet chromosome 1, ARS-UI_Ramb_v3.0, whole genome shotgun sequence:
- the SMIM12 gene encoding small integral membrane protein 12: MWPVLWTAVRTYAPYVTFPVAFVVGAVGYHLEWFIRGKEPQPVEEEKSISERREDRKLDELLGKDHTQVVSLKDKLEFAPKAVLNRNRPEKN; this comes from the coding sequence ATGTGGCCTGTGCTTTGGACCGCGGTGCGCACCTATGCTCCCTATGTCACCTTTCCCGTGGCCTTCGTGGTCGGAGCTGTGGGTTACCACCTGGAGTGGTTCATCAGGGGGAAGGAGCCACAGCCTgtggaggaggagaagagcaTCTCGGAGCGCCGGGAAGACCGCAAGCTGGATGAGCTGCTAGGCAAGGACCACACGCAGGTGGTGAGCCTTAAGGACAAGCTGGAATTTGCTCCTAAAGCCGTCCTGAACAGAAACCGCCCGGAGAAGAACTAA